Proteins encoded within one genomic window of Corynebacterium aurimucosum:
- a CDS encoding ATP-dependent 6-phosphofructokinase — protein MRLAVLTSGGDCPGLNAVIRAVVRTASNEFGDTVVGYEDGWVGLMEDRRRDLYDDAEIDRILLRGGTILGTGRLHPDKFKAGLDTIKANMADAEVDALIAIGGEGTLKGAKWLSDNGIPVVGVPKTIDNDVNATDYTFGFDTAVSVATDAIDRLHTTAESHDRILIVEVMGRHVGWIALHAGMAGGAHYTVIPEVPFDIADITKAMERRFQMGEKYGIVCVAEGALPKEGTMDFEEGGVDQFGHQTFNGIGQVIGDEIKKRTGYDVRTTVLGHIQRGGTPTAYDRVLATRYGTHAARAAHNGQSGMCVALHGENIDLVPLEEAVGKLKVVPAKRYANAQALFG, from the coding sequence ATGCGTCTTGCTGTACTGACATCCGGTGGTGATTGCCCCGGTCTGAATGCTGTTATCCGCGCGGTCGTTCGCACCGCATCCAACGAGTTCGGCGATACGGTCGTCGGCTACGAGGACGGCTGGGTTGGTCTCATGGAAGACCGTCGCCGAGACCTTTATGACGACGCTGAGATCGACCGCATCCTTCTGCGCGGCGGAACCATCCTTGGCACCGGCCGCCTCCACCCAGATAAGTTCAAGGCTGGGCTGGACACCATCAAGGCCAACATGGCTGATGCGGAGGTCGATGCGCTCATCGCCATTGGCGGTGAGGGAACGCTGAAGGGCGCCAAGTGGCTGTCTGATAATGGCATTCCAGTCGTCGGCGTGCCGAAGACCATTGACAATGACGTCAATGCAACGGACTACACCTTCGGTTTCGACACCGCAGTCTCCGTCGCAACCGATGCGATCGATCGCCTCCACACCACCGCTGAATCCCACGACCGCATCCTCATCGTGGAGGTCATGGGCCGCCACGTCGGTTGGATCGCACTGCATGCTGGCATGGCTGGTGGTGCGCACTACACGGTGATCCCTGAGGTTCCATTCGATATCGCAGATATCACCAAGGCAATGGAGCGCCGCTTCCAGATGGGTGAGAAGTACGGCATCGTCTGCGTTGCTGAGGGCGCTCTGCCCAAGGAAGGCACCATGGACTTCGAAGAAGGCGGCGTGGACCAGTTCGGCCACCAGACCTTCAACGGAATTGGCCAGGTCATCGGTGATGAGATCAAGAAGCGCACCGGCTACGACGTGCGCACTACGGTCCTCGGCCACATCCAGCGTGGTGGTACGCCAACTGCCTATGACCGCGTGTTGGCAACCCGTTATGGCACCCATGCTGCCCGCGCCGCGCACAATGGACAGTCCGGAATGTGCGTGGCCTTGCACGGCGAAAACATCGACCTCGTGCCGCTCGAGGAGGCCGTGGGCAAGCTGAAGGTGGTTCCTGCCAAGCGTTATGCCAACGCTCAAGCCCTCTTTGGTTAA
- a CDS encoding DoxX family membrane protein codes for MSDKTPDKATDFDDDIPTYTGKDSVKDSTSKEEATDKPKKSSLFQRPGRAEPQVIKPKKAEEPAVEAESEAKTETFEGASRGSLSFDSAAAETETTAFPRAEATTESEAETTAMPVSATAAADTTTEPVATESYEEVPSTVAVADPAVDSEAAAVEEKPEPARRGTIDFGLLFVRLALSVYLLVAGASTFFKLGGNEGLSGLEKEFGEYTMAAALAIGVPTVQLIAGAFLLLGLVTPLAAMFGLIVTGFSAIHGLNASGAGLDVFAWNESVWLGLVLFVIAVALQFTGPGFISLDFNRSWTRRPLATSWIFVVIGVAALVAIWWFGAGVNPIN; via the coding sequence ATGAGCGATAAAACTCCTGATAAAGCCACCGACTTTGATGACGATATTCCGACCTACACGGGGAAAGACTCCGTGAAGGACAGCACGTCTAAAGAAGAAGCTACCGATAAGCCGAAGAAGAGCAGCCTCTTCCAGCGTCCCGGACGTGCCGAGCCGCAAGTGATTAAGCCCAAGAAGGCCGAGGAGCCTGCCGTTGAAGCAGAGTCTGAAGCCAAGACCGAAACTTTTGAGGGTGCCTCCCGTGGCTCCCTGTCTTTCGACAGTGCTGCAGCAGAAACCGAGACCACCGCCTTCCCGCGCGCGGAGGCGACGACAGAGTCCGAAGCGGAGACAACTGCTATGCCGGTATCGGCAACCGCTGCCGCTGATACCACAACTGAACCTGTGGCAACTGAGAGCTATGAAGAGGTACCAAGCACGGTTGCTGTTGCCGACCCCGCCGTGGACTCCGAGGCAGCAGCGGTGGAGGAGAAGCCGGAGCCGGCACGTCGCGGCACCATCGACTTCGGTCTGCTCTTCGTGCGCCTAGCGCTCAGCGTTTACCTGCTCGTGGCGGGTGCTTCGACCTTCTTTAAGCTCGGCGGTAACGAGGGACTGTCCGGCTTGGAGAAGGAGTTCGGCGAGTACACCATGGCTGCAGCCTTGGCCATCGGTGTGCCGACTGTTCAGCTCATTGCCGGAGCCTTCCTGCTTCTCGGCCTGGTGACACCGCTGGCCGCTATGTTCGGCCTTATCGTCACGGGCTTCTCCGCTATCCACGGCCTCAACGCCTCCGGTGCCGGGTTGGATGTCTTCGCGTGGAATGAGAGTGTCTGGCTGGGGCTCGTCCTCTTCGTTATCGCGGTGGCCCTGCAGTTCACCGGCCCGGGATTCATCTCCTTGGACTTCAATCGCTCCTGGACCCGCCGCCCGCTGGCAACGTCCTGGATTTTCGTCGTCATTGGCGTGGCCGCGCTGGTCGCTATCTGGTGGTTTGGCGCTGGCGTTAACCCGATAAACTAG
- a CDS encoding YkvI family membrane protein, translating into MSYKNVMGLALSFIGLLVGAGFATGQEVVQYFTSFGIPGMWGILVAGLVMTLAGTVFLQLGSYFHASEHNQVFRNITHPIISRILDVAVILTLFAVGFVMLAGAGSNMQQQFGWPAWVGSLLMLVLVLITGMFDVDKVSQVIGLLTPTIIIAVLFAGAYTLLHMPDSVDAAITASEAIESPIPHWLISALNYNGLALILAVSMSLVIGGDNISPREAGVGGIVGGAVYAVLMAIAGFSLLMNAESVGDSDIPMLTLVDNIHPTLGVIMAIIIYLMIFNTAIGMFYALGKRLSSGKESKYRIIFIVGCLAGFAVSFAGFKALMQYVYPVLGYMGIVLVAILVIGWLRSLGKIKDEGLRRERIRALLHLKLHPDSEYDAARYDDEIGQQIADSNMDDEALYEDLVSDVVDELDSDEDLDFDREGWEENRNDHSYYTEREGVEQDRSDEEIKAWVEETGAVGDPAEDEELPEESKKD; encoded by the coding sequence GTGTCTTATAAAAACGTTATGGGCCTCGCTTTGTCCTTTATTGGCTTGCTCGTTGGTGCGGGCTTTGCCACGGGGCAGGAAGTTGTCCAGTACTTTACGTCCTTCGGTATTCCTGGCATGTGGGGAATCTTGGTTGCCGGCTTGGTCATGACCCTTGCCGGCACGGTCTTCCTCCAGCTGGGAAGCTATTTCCACGCCAGCGAGCACAACCAAGTGTTTCGGAACATCACCCACCCGATCATTTCGCGCATTCTGGATGTCGCAGTGATCCTTACGCTCTTTGCGGTGGGCTTTGTCATGCTGGCCGGTGCCGGTTCCAACATGCAGCAACAGTTCGGCTGGCCTGCCTGGGTTGGTTCCTTGCTCATGCTCGTCCTGGTTCTGATCACGGGCATGTTCGATGTTGATAAGGTTTCCCAGGTCATTGGCCTTCTTACGCCGACCATCATCATCGCGGTGCTCTTCGCCGGCGCTTATACACTGCTGCATATGCCGGACAGTGTCGACGCTGCAATTACTGCATCCGAAGCGATTGAATCCCCAATCCCGCACTGGCTTATCTCCGCGCTGAACTACAACGGCCTAGCCCTCATCCTGGCTGTATCGATGTCCCTGGTGATCGGCGGCGATAATATCAGCCCGCGCGAGGCGGGCGTCGGCGGCATCGTGGGCGGCGCGGTTTACGCGGTACTCATGGCCATCGCCGGTTTCTCGCTGCTCATGAACGCAGAGAGCGTGGGCGATTCCGATATTCCGATGCTGACCCTGGTAGACAATATCCACCCAACACTCGGCGTCATTATGGCCATCATCATTTACCTGATGATTTTCAACACGGCCATCGGTATGTTTTACGCGCTGGGTAAGCGTTTGTCCTCTGGCAAGGAATCGAAGTACCGCATCATCTTCATCGTAGGCTGCCTCGCTGGCTTCGCCGTGTCCTTTGCCGGTTTCAAGGCACTGATGCAGTATGTCTACCCAGTACTGGGTTACATGGGCATCGTCCTCGTGGCCATCCTGGTTATTGGCTGGCTGCGCTCCCTGGGCAAGATCAAGGACGAGGGGCTGCGCCGTGAGCGCATCCGCGCCCTGTTGCACCTCAAGCTGCACCCCGATTCGGAGTACGACGCAGCTCGTTACGACGACGAGATCGGCCAGCAGATCGCTGATTCCAACATGGATGATGAAGCCCTCTACGAGGACCTCGTCTCCGATGTGGTTGACGAATTAGACTCGGATGAAGACCTAGACTTCGACAGGGAAGGCTGGGAGGAAAACCGCAACGATCACTCCTACTACACTGAGCGCGAGGGCGTGGAGCAGGACCGCAGCGACGAAGAAATTAAGGCCTGGGTCGAGGAGACCGGCGCGGTGGGAGACCCTGCCGAAGACGAAGAGCTCCCAGAAGAATCAAAGAAAGATTAG
- a CDS encoding LysR family transcriptional regulator ArgP: MNPLHTETLLAIIDEGSFEGAAAVLGITPSAVSQRIKALEVSTGRILLRRGTPVTVTEAGEIVAQAARRMALVQAEADARLTERLSRVPLTVAINSDSLATWFRPVIQSTAERGEAALRIRIEDEARTLAMLRRGDVLGAVTREQNPVSGCESTYLGTMRYFAVAAPALAETFEDWETLPIVGFGPNDATLDDAMRERFIDSHVLRARVSQIPSSESYVEAVRYGLGWGLVPRLQAQPLLETGELVLLDDFPLDIDLYWQRWRLESELLADLTADVLDAGRAVLASRRADKDAP, translated from the coding sequence ATGAATCCGCTCCATACCGAAACGTTGCTGGCCATCATCGATGAAGGATCCTTCGAGGGGGCTGCGGCTGTGTTGGGAATCACTCCTTCGGCCGTCAGTCAGCGCATCAAAGCGCTGGAAGTTTCGACCGGCCGCATCCTTCTGCGCCGCGGCACTCCGGTCACCGTGACTGAAGCAGGGGAGATCGTCGCCCAAGCAGCACGGCGCATGGCGCTGGTCCAAGCTGAGGCGGATGCGCGGCTGACCGAGCGCCTGTCCCGCGTTCCACTCACCGTTGCTATCAACTCGGATTCCCTGGCCACGTGGTTCCGCCCTGTAATCCAGAGCACCGCCGAGCGCGGTGAGGCGGCGCTGCGCATCCGCATCGAAGATGAAGCCCGTACACTCGCCATGTTGCGCCGGGGTGATGTGCTGGGCGCGGTTACGCGCGAGCAAAACCCGGTCTCAGGTTGTGAATCCACGTACCTCGGTACCATGCGCTACTTTGCCGTCGCCGCGCCCGCTCTGGCGGAGACTTTCGAGGACTGGGAGACCCTGCCCATCGTGGGCTTCGGTCCGAACGACGCCACCTTGGATGACGCCATGCGCGAGCGCTTCATTGATTCCCATGTTCTGCGTGCGCGGGTGTCCCAGATTCCTTCTTCGGAGAGTTATGTCGAAGCAGTGCGCTATGGCCTGGGGTGGGGCTTAGTGCCGCGCCTGCAGGCACAGCCCTTGCTGGAGACCGGGGAGCTGGTGCTTCTCGACGACTTCCCGCTTGACATTGACCTCTACTGGCAGCGCTGGCGCCTGGAGTCGGAGTTGCTTGCGGACCTCACGGCGGATGTCTTAGACGCAGGCCGTGCAGTTTTAGCTTCGCGCCGCGCCGATAAAGATGCACCATAA
- a CDS encoding aspartate:alanine exchanger family transporter gives MTSVLAFLADQPVLLVFLLIGLGMALGGIKTRGISLGAAAVLFLGIAFSAAASAVGVEASVPPILGMFGLVLFAFGIGNNSGVSFFKSLKTATGPVLSMIAVFIVAALAAWGLGTYVFGLSSATIAGTFAGAVTNTPALAAASEATGDPGSATVGYAVSYLFGVIGMLAATVLVLRDAGNDDDTLSPVTRQHMQILRETSVAELADIGNGEVQVTRLRRVGSNVIVLPKFFDVLHPGDVVTLVGAPEDLDNIIEDAGRESPQILNDDRHELDFRRITVSEHNLAGLTIAELNNQLADRWGARISRVRRADNDQVAIPEHIVELGDRVRVVGSKKSLREISAFLGDSSQGLTDINPVSLGLGMALGVFVGHLEIPLPGGSSFSLGAAAGVLIVALIMARIGRIGNTVTALPHSANTILSELGLLLFLAQAGTNAGGEIAGAFTGGSWWKILLLGAIITTLVATGFAFVMRRFLHVGATKTAGAMAGAQTQPAVLAFVNNRTNTDQRVSLGYAMVYPAAMIAKILITHGITLLG, from the coding sequence ATGACAAGCGTATTAGCTTTCCTGGCTGATCAGCCGGTTCTCTTGGTGTTCCTGCTGATTGGCCTCGGCATGGCCCTCGGCGGTATTAAGACACGGGGCATCAGCTTGGGCGCGGCAGCCGTGCTCTTCTTGGGCATCGCTTTCTCGGCCGCTGCCTCCGCCGTCGGCGTCGAAGCTTCCGTTCCTCCCATTTTGGGAATGTTTGGCTTGGTGCTCTTTGCCTTTGGCATTGGCAACAACTCAGGCGTGTCCTTCTTCAAGTCACTGAAAACTGCGACTGGCCCCGTGCTTTCCATGATCGCGGTCTTTATCGTCGCCGCCCTCGCTGCTTGGGGGCTGGGGACCTATGTCTTTGGGTTGTCGAGTGCCACCATCGCCGGTACCTTCGCTGGCGCGGTGACAAATACCCCTGCTTTGGCGGCGGCCTCGGAGGCTACGGGCGATCCGGGCTCAGCAACGGTGGGCTATGCGGTGTCTTATCTGTTTGGCGTCATCGGTATGCTCGCGGCGACTGTGCTGGTGCTTCGCGACGCCGGTAATGACGACGACACCCTGTCACCCGTCACGCGCCAGCACATGCAGATTCTGCGTGAGACCTCCGTTGCAGAGCTCGCGGACATTGGCAATGGGGAAGTGCAGGTCACCCGTTTACGTCGGGTAGGCAGCAACGTGATCGTCCTGCCGAAGTTTTTTGATGTGCTACACCCAGGGGATGTCGTCACGCTTGTCGGCGCCCCCGAGGACCTCGACAACATTATTGAGGACGCTGGGCGTGAGTCGCCACAGATTCTCAACGATGACCGCCACGAGCTAGATTTTCGCCGCATCACTGTGTCGGAGCACAACTTGGCCGGTCTGACCATCGCGGAGCTGAATAACCAATTGGCGGATCGTTGGGGCGCACGAATCTCGCGTGTTCGCCGGGCCGATAACGACCAGGTCGCAATCCCCGAACACATCGTAGAGCTGGGGGACCGCGTGCGCGTCGTCGGTTCAAAGAAGTCTCTGCGGGAGATTTCTGCTTTTCTCGGTGATTCCTCCCAAGGCCTGACGGATATCAACCCGGTCTCCCTCGGCTTAGGCATGGCTCTCGGCGTTTTCGTGGGCCACCTCGAGATCCCTCTACCGGGAGGTTCTTCCTTTAGCCTCGGCGCTGCCGCGGGCGTCCTCATCGTGGCGCTGATCATGGCGCGCATCGGGCGCATCGGCAACACGGTCACCGCACTGCCGCACTCGGCCAACACGATTCTTTCCGAGCTAGGCCTGCTGCTCTTCTTGGCGCAGGCCGGAACGAATGCGGGTGGGGAGATTGCCGGCGCCTTTACGGGTGGTTCGTGGTGGAAAATTCTCCTGCTCGGTGCAATCATCACCACGCTGGTAGCCACCGGGTTCGCCTTTGTGATGCGGCGTTTCCTGCACGTTGGTGCTACAAAGACCGCGGGGGCCATGGCTGGTGCGCAAACGCAGCCGGCGGTGTTGGCTTTCGTTAACAACCGCACCAATACTGACCAGCGAGTTTCTTTGGGCTATGCCATGGTCTATCCGGCGGCGATGATTGCCAAAATTCTCATTACCCACGGCATCACCTTGTTGGGTTAG
- the gatB gene encoding Asp-tRNA(Asn)/Glu-tRNA(Gln) amidotransferase subunit GatB has protein sequence MTAAMYDLMDYDEVLEKFDPVMGMEVHVELNTETKMFSTSPTNFNAAPNSNVDPVSLGLPGALPVVNSKGVEGAIKIGLALNCKIAESSRFARKNYFYPDQPKNYQISQYDEPIAYDGYIDVVLDDGTEWRVEIERAHMEEDTGKLTHLGGADGRIHGATSSLVDCNRAGIPLIEIVTKPIMGAGERAPEVARAYVTALRELVAALGVSDARMDQGSMRVDSNVSLRPVGQEEFGTRTETKNINSLRSVEQAVRFEMQRQAQVLVDGGEIIQETRHYQETDGSTSKGRPKETAEDYRYFNDPDLPPVIVSREWVEEIRQTLPEMPWIRRARIQEEWGLKDEEMRDLVNAGALDLIIETVEAGTTPDEARSWWVSYLTGKANEAGVELSALDITPAQVARVVELVKEGKLTTKLARQAVDGVLAGEGDVDEVVAKRGLEVVRDDGAIEKAVDDALAANPDIVEKYKAGNKKVTGAIVGAVMKATQGKADPGQVNKLIAKKLS, from the coding sequence ATGACTGCTGCGATGTATGACCTGATGGACTATGACGAGGTCCTTGAAAAGTTCGATCCCGTTATGGGCATGGAAGTTCACGTGGAGCTCAATACGGAGACCAAGATGTTCTCCACCTCACCCACGAACTTCAACGCAGCCCCCAACTCCAACGTGGACCCGGTGTCTCTCGGCCTGCCAGGCGCCTTGCCCGTGGTGAACTCCAAGGGCGTGGAAGGCGCCATCAAGATTGGCCTGGCGCTGAACTGCAAGATTGCGGAGTCTTCGCGCTTTGCCCGCAAAAATTACTTCTACCCGGACCAGCCGAAGAACTACCAGATCTCTCAGTACGATGAGCCGATTGCCTACGACGGCTACATCGACGTCGTCCTCGACGACGGCACCGAGTGGCGCGTAGAGATTGAACGTGCCCACATGGAGGAGGACACCGGCAAGCTCACCCACTTGGGTGGCGCCGATGGCCGTATCCACGGCGCAACCTCCTCGCTGGTGGATTGTAACCGCGCGGGCATTCCCCTCATTGAGATTGTGACCAAGCCAATTATGGGTGCCGGCGAGCGTGCTCCCGAGGTAGCGCGCGCCTACGTGACGGCGCTGCGTGAGCTTGTCGCCGCTCTCGGCGTTTCTGATGCCCGCATGGATCAGGGCTCGATGCGCGTTGACTCCAACGTCTCGCTGCGCCCGGTGGGCCAGGAGGAGTTCGGCACCCGTACCGAAACCAAGAACATCAACTCCTTGCGCTCGGTTGAGCAGGCGGTGCGCTTTGAGATGCAGCGCCAGGCGCAGGTGCTTGTCGACGGTGGCGAGATCATCCAGGAAACCCGCCACTACCAGGAAACGGATGGCTCCACCTCGAAGGGCCGCCCGAAGGAGACCGCGGAGGACTACCGCTACTTCAATGACCCGGATCTGCCTCCGGTGATTGTTTCCCGCGAGTGGGTCGAAGAAATCCGCCAGACCCTGCCGGAGATGCCGTGGATTCGCCGCGCCCGTATCCAAGAGGAGTGGGGCCTCAAGGATGAGGAGATGCGTGACTTGGTCAACGCTGGCGCGCTTGATCTCATCATCGAAACCGTGGAAGCCGGAACCACCCCGGATGAGGCGCGCTCCTGGTGGGTTTCTTACCTGACTGGTAAGGCCAATGAGGCCGGCGTTGAGCTGAGTGCTCTCGACATCACCCCGGCGCAGGTTGCTCGCGTTGTCGAGTTGGTTAAGGAAGGCAAGCTGACCACCAAGCTGGCTCGCCAGGCGGTCGACGGCGTGCTGGCCGGTGAGGGGGACGTCGACGAGGTCGTCGCCAAGCGCGGGCTCGAGGTCGTGCGCGATGACGGCGCGATTGAGAAGGCCGTCGACGATGCCCTGGCCGCTAACCCGGACATCGTGGAGAAATACAAGGCCGGCAACAAGAAGGTCACCGGCGCTATCGTGGGCGCGGTCATGAAGGCCACCCAAGGTAAGGCTGACCCGGGACAGGTCAACAAGCTGATTGCGAAGAAGCTCTCCTAG
- a CDS encoding LysE/ArgO family amino acid transporter: MSVLLAGFALGLSLIIAIGPQNAYIIKMGIKRDHVGPILLACLLSDVILITGGTAGVGVLVERFPTALVVVKYLGAAYLIYFGCTCFRDAFKKQQDALVIEETAPVAQVVEDNSGNSGASGTSVLTKIRPRMRSKSWIKPVLGALALTWLNPLAYVDALVMLGSIANQYGDQRWVFAGGAILASSVWFPSLGFGAWKLSHVLAKPTTWRVVNIVIGCVMLALTAKLLLF; this comes from the coding sequence ATGTCAGTATTGCTTGCAGGATTTGCGCTAGGTCTATCCCTCATCATCGCCATCGGACCGCAGAATGCCTACATCATCAAGATGGGCATTAAACGCGATCATGTCGGGCCCATCCTGTTGGCATGCTTGCTTTCCGACGTCATCCTGATCACCGGCGGCACCGCCGGCGTCGGCGTCCTCGTCGAACGCTTCCCCACCGCGCTCGTCGTGGTCAAGTACTTGGGCGCGGCCTACCTCATCTACTTCGGATGCACGTGCTTCCGCGATGCCTTCAAGAAGCAACAGGATGCACTGGTCATTGAGGAAACTGCACCGGTAGCGCAGGTCGTTGAAGACAACTCGGGCAATTCGGGAGCTTCAGGAACCTCCGTACTCACCAAAATTCGCCCCCGCATGCGCTCTAAGTCCTGGATCAAGCCCGTCCTTGGTGCGTTGGCGCTGACCTGGCTCAATCCCTTGGCCTACGTCGACGCGCTGGTCATGCTGGGCTCCATTGCGAACCAATATGGCGACCAGCGCTGGGTCTTCGCAGGCGGCGCGATTTTGGCCAGCTCCGTCTGGTTCCCCTCCCTGGGCTTTGGTGCCTGGAAACTTTCCCACGTGCTGGCCAAGCCGACGACGTGGCGCGTAGTCAACATCGTCATCGGCTGTGTCATGCTTGCGCTGACGGCAAAGCTCCTGCTCTTCTAA
- a CDS encoding MFS transporter — protein sequence MKLAATPTSEKQAWLAMAALSLGFFMSLLDQSMIAVALPDVRREFNADVNQVLWVSAIYLLAVVVPLLFTGRLGDIYGQKNMFQLGVGLFGIGALLCALAPSVEFLIAARALQGFGASIQMPQTMAVINRIFARERRGRALGVWGVVGSLATLAGPLLGGFVVAAFGWQAVFWIHIPFVVAAIVLSGLWVPSLPTATGKIDFVSVGASFIALTCFVFAVQQGPETGWPWWIWALLLAGVVGIYIFVRLQSSRGKAALVPLVLFNDRNYSAGSVAIVSMGFMAASMMIPIMMWLQVEQDMSARDAGLIVTPMALVSLCVSPLAGILADKLHPRRLAVAGFGILIATFLALWFLMYAEVSAWWLCLPCAALGAGQSFIWGSNAATTMRDIDADLMGAASGVYNTSRQVGSVIGVAAVSAVMQVAGAADSLVVIVAMLSAGCVASLFFRDTLHAVAETASL from the coding sequence ATGAAACTCGCAGCAACCCCGACCTCGGAAAAGCAGGCTTGGCTCGCCATGGCCGCGCTGTCACTGGGCTTCTTCATGTCCTTGCTCGACCAATCGATGATTGCCGTTGCGCTTCCCGACGTCCGCCGCGAGTTCAACGCCGACGTCAACCAGGTGCTGTGGGTCTCCGCGATCTATCTGCTCGCCGTGGTCGTGCCGCTGTTGTTTACCGGCCGCCTCGGCGATATTTACGGTCAGAAGAACATGTTCCAGTTGGGCGTCGGGCTCTTTGGTATCGGCGCGCTGCTGTGCGCGCTCGCGCCCTCGGTGGAGTTTCTTATCGCAGCAAGAGCCCTGCAAGGTTTCGGCGCGTCGATTCAAATGCCGCAGACTATGGCCGTCATCAACCGTATCTTTGCCCGCGAGCGGCGCGGCCGTGCGCTCGGCGTTTGGGGAGTGGTTGGGTCTTTGGCCACGCTTGCCGGACCGCTCTTGGGTGGCTTCGTTGTCGCCGCCTTCGGGTGGCAGGCGGTGTTTTGGATCCATATACCTTTCGTCGTCGCTGCAATCGTCTTATCCGGTCTGTGGGTTCCTTCCTTGCCGACGGCGACGGGGAAGATTGACTTTGTGTCGGTGGGGGCGTCGTTTATCGCGTTAACGTGCTTTGTGTTCGCAGTGCAGCAGGGCCCAGAGACGGGCTGGCCGTGGTGGATTTGGGCCCTGCTCCTTGCTGGTGTGGTGGGCATCTACATCTTCGTGCGCTTGCAATCATCGCGGGGGAAGGCGGCGCTCGTCCCCCTCGTGCTGTTTAATGACCGCAACTACTCCGCAGGTTCAGTGGCCATCGTGTCCATGGGCTTTATGGCGGCGTCGATGATGATTCCAATCATGATGTGGCTGCAGGTCGAGCAGGACATGTCGGCGCGGGATGCTGGGCTCATCGTTACACCTATGGCGCTGGTCTCTCTGTGCGTGTCGCCCTTGGCGGGCATTCTGGCGGATAAGCTGCACCCACGGCGTCTGGCGGTCGCGGGATTCGGCATCCTGATTGCAACCTTCCTCGCGCTGTGGTTCCTCATGTACGCCGAAGTGTCGGCCTGGTGGTTGTGCCTGCCCTGCGCGGCGCTGGGGGCGGGGCAGTCCTTCATCTGGGGTTCCAACGCCGCGACGACGATGCGCGATATTGACGCAGATCTCATGGGCGCGGCATCCGGCGTCTATAACACTTCTCGGCAGGTTGGTTCGGTCATCGGCGTGGCCGCTGTTTCCGCGGTTATGCAGGTAGCGGGGGCCGCGGATTCCCTCGTGGTCATCGTTGCGATGCTATCGGCGGGGTGTGTGGCTTCGCTCTTCTTCCGCGACACCCTGCATGCGGTAGCGGAAACTGCGAGCCTATAG
- a CDS encoding NAD(P)-dependent alcohol dehydrogenase, translating into MTISTKALQKTGPNEPFEVVTIQRREPRADDVVIDIKAAGICHSDIHTIRNEWGEAHFPLTVGHEIAGVVSAVGEEVTKFKVGDRLGVGCLVNSCGECEQCQAGMEQNCLNGGVGTYNSTDVDDTITQGGYAEKIVVNQDFVLRIPDALDFDVAAPLLCAGITTYSPLARWDVKEGQKVAVVGLGGLGHMGVQIAAAKGADVTVISRTSRKAEEAAELGASRTLATTEEEDFFRKHRGEFDFILSTISAEYSLEDYLRMLKPRGIMSVVGLPPEALPLRLNRLVGGGKVLTGNNIGGIAETQEMLDFCAEHGLGAVIEKVGVDEVDAAYERVVAGDVKFRFVIDTATFAEH; encoded by the coding sequence ATGACTATTTCTACCAAAGCCCTGCAGAAGACCGGCCCGAACGAGCCCTTCGAGGTCGTGACCATCCAGCGCCGCGAGCCGCGCGCCGATGACGTCGTCATCGACATTAAGGCCGCAGGAATCTGCCACTCGGATATCCACACCATCCGCAACGAGTGGGGCGAGGCGCACTTTCCGTTGACCGTCGGCCATGAGATCGCCGGCGTGGTCTCCGCTGTGGGGGAGGAGGTCACTAAGTTCAAGGTGGGGGACCGCCTCGGCGTGGGCTGCCTGGTCAATTCCTGCGGCGAGTGCGAGCAGTGCCAGGCCGGAATGGAGCAAAACTGCCTCAATGGTGGCGTGGGGACCTATAATTCCACCGACGTTGATGACACCATCACCCAAGGCGGCTACGCCGAAAAAATCGTGGTGAACCAAGACTTCGTTTTGCGTATCCCCGATGCACTCGACTTCGACGTAGCGGCACCCCTGCTCTGCGCCGGTATCACCACGTACTCTCCGTTGGCGCGCTGGGATGTGAAGGAAGGTCAAAAGGTGGCCGTCGTAGGCCTGGGCGGCCTGGGGCACATGGGCGTGCAGATCGCTGCCGCGAAGGGCGCGGATGTCACGGTCATCTCGCGCACTTCTCGCAAGGCTGAAGAAGCTGCAGAGCTTGGAGCGAGCCGTACCTTGGCCACCACCGAAGAAGAGGACTTCTTCAGGAAGCATCGCGGGGAGTTCGATTTTATTCTCTCGACCATCTCCGCAGAGTACAGCCTCGAGGACTATCTGCGGATGCTCAAACCCCGCGGCATCATGTCGGTGGTGGGTCTGCCGCCAGAGGCCTTACCACTGCGCCTCAACCGCTTAGTCGGCGGCGGCAAGGTGCTCACGGGTAACAATATTGGCGGCATTGCGGAAACCCAGGAGATGCTGGACTTTTGTGCTGAGCACGGCTTGGGCGCGGTGATCGAGAAGGTGGGCGTCGACGAGGTTGATGCCGCCTACGAGCGAGTCGTGGCGGGTGATGTGAAGTTCCGTTTCGTCATTGACACAGCGACGTTCGCTGAGCACTAA